The bacterium genomic sequence TCCCCAAAACTCTCCTTTTTTAGAAGATGGTACAATATTTGAAAATACAGTATCTACTAAAACTCGACTACCCCCAAACAGGGCAGTAAGAATCATAAGCCCGATTGCTTGACCAACATTTTTAACAAAAGCAAAACCTGATATGGTAATAATTTGAAAAATTGCACTAAAATAAAGAATTTTTTTAACAGCAAATTTGTCAGCCAGATACCCGTATACGATTGTCGCTGGCAAGCCGACTAAAAGAGGTATAGCGAACAATAACGGAATCTTAGAATCCGGAACGTTAAAAGCATCTTTAAAAAAAAGGGGTATAAAGGGTAAAATTAAACCAATCCCAAACATAAAAAGGAACATTAATGCTATAAACTTTACCGGTTCTTTTTCCACAAGTAATTCTTCCAGATGCACACGTAATTTCATCCTAAATCTAATTTTTTCTATATGGTCAGTTCTAGCCCTTTTTTTAAATTCTATACTCCAAGAGGGTTCCTTTATCTTCAAGACAATGATCCCAGTAAGCAATAAAAGAGTAGCAACAAAATAGAATGCAAACGATTTATTCACTCCATACAGAATTCCGCCAACTGAGTTTATTAATAAAGCACCAATAATCCCGAAAAATGCTAAAAAACCGAAGGCCTTACCTCTCTGAGCAACTCCCACAATATCGGATATGAGAGGAAGCATCGGTCCTTGAATTAGACTTATCCCAATCCAAATCCCCACTAAATAAAATATAATTGAGATTAATTTAGTGGACTGACCACAGAATATAAAAGAAATGATAGCAATAATAACTCCTGTCAATATGAAAGGCGTTCTTTTGCCTAAATATGTTGAAACTTTGTCACTATAGAAAGCCGCCAGAGGAAATACCACCACTCCAATTAAAGGGCCCAAACCCATTATTATACCGATGACGGCCTTGCTTTCAGTGAATAATGAAAGAAATAAGGGGATTAGGACTCCAATAAAGGTATGAGTTGCTCTAATCCCTATAAATGATGAACCTATTAGGCCTAATCTAACCTTGGATAATTCTCTCATTTTTTATTTCTTATTTCTGAATGGAGATATTTTATTCTATTGTTACCTCTTTTATATTCATTTACTAAATTTTTCATCTCATTATTTTCACTCTGATCAATAATTGTCAAATCAAAATCAGGATAGGTATTTGATAGAATGCTCTCTATCGCAGATTTTAAAAATATCAGACGGTTATATGTACATATGATTACTGAAACCTTCATGTTTAGTAGTCTAATAACGGTAGCTCCACTGCTCGTCCTTCTCGGCAGCTGAGATACACTGCCTCAGCAACTTCTTGCGCCTTGACAGCTTCAAAAAAACTGGGAACTATTTGTCTTTTCTCCTTTATTCCTATTAAAAAACGAATTGTATTTTCGGCTATACCCCAAGCCCATATTCGTAGAAAATCTCTTCCAGGGAAATCCATCGATTTTGACATATCATTAATTTTTTCAGTCATATGCATTAATCTCAAGGCTTTATATTTCTCACCATATTTCATCAGCAATTTCATCAGCAATGGTCCAGCGTTTTTCTTCTCTTCCTTATCACTTGACTTAGGAAAATAAGTCAAATCTAAAAAAGGCCTTACAACGCATTGACCTTTCGAGCCAATAATCTCAAATTCGAAGTTATGACCAATGGACCGTCCAAAATAGCTTACAGTGAAACTACCTTGAGGAATTTTATCAAATACCGCAACCGTCTGGGTTAAAATATCACCACATTGATCGCCACTTGGTGTCTTGAATGCTACAATTTTCTTCAAATCGCCAAATAAAAATCTTGCGACATTTACCATATGACATCCAGATTCAAAAAGAACTCCGCCACCTTTTGATTTATCAAACCTCCAACTGATTCTCGGGTCAGACGGAACAATTCCCTTGAGAGCATAATCACTCCAATCAACTCGATAGCTTCCTCCTTCATCTAATATAGCACGCATGTAGTATAAATCACCCAAGGCTCCGCTTTCAATCATATTCTTAGCTTCTATAACTACTGGATCGAGAATGTACTGTAAGCCAGTCGTATGATATATCCCTTTCTCTTTGGCTAACTTATATAATTCCAAACTCTTATGTACATCAATAGCTAAAGGTTTTTCGCACAAGGTATGTATATTTCTCTCAATAGCATATCGTGCGATTTCTTCATGAAATATAATAGGGGTACAAATAAAAATAACGTCAGGTTTTGCAGTTTCTATCAATTCTTGATAATCAGAAAATAGTTTTACTTTGCTCGCTGCAGAAATTTTATTTCTTTTCCCTTCATCTTTTTCGACAATACCACACACTTCCACCCAATCCAACGAAGACAGAATAGAATCATAAATCTCACCTATCATTCCATACCCAATTATTCCAACTCGCATATCACACCTCCTTTTTCATTTTTCTTAAAAAGCATCCGGTCACTACTCTAAAGCCTCCGTTGTCACGTCAGTCCTCATTTCAAACCTTAATTCGCACCATTCTTCTCTAATTAACATTATTTCTCTCTCAAATATACCATATTCCTTTTATCAACATTAAATTTCATACTCTTAATTATTCCTTTTAGAAACGAGATGAGATAGATTCTATATATCAAAACCAATAAATATAATGAATCTAGGAGTGAAAATTTTAGCGAAATAATATTATTAGTATATACGACCAAATCAAAAGGAATTAAAATCAAAAGTAATAACACTGCATTAAAATCCATACATCGAATATGTTTACAAAATGTACCAACCGTTCCAATTATATAACGCTCGAATAGTAATTTTCCCTCTTCCCAAGTTCTAAAACCATGGTGCTCTACTTCTATTGTAGGAACATGGATTATCTTAAATCCCTTTTTTAGTGCCCTGTAAACAATATCATATTCTAATGCTGCTTTCAGTTCTCCTCCTGGCCCTAAGACTTCATCAAAATATCCCACCTTTTCAAAAAAGTTCTTCCTTACGACCATATTTGCTTGCATTATTCCTCCCGTACCCACTTTCTTAATGGAAAGAGGCCCTTTAAATTCAGCATATCGTATTTTATTAGCAGGAATGAATCCTCTTCTTACGTCATGTTCAGCAGGCTTTACACTGCCAAAAACTATTATTGAGTCTGTGGTAATTCTGTCTAATGTAATAGCTATCTTTTCGAGCCAATCTTCTGAGACGACACAGTCGTCATCAGTAAATGCAATAATATCTCCTTCGGCCTCTTTCACACCTAAATTTACAGCTCTAGATTTTCCTCGCACCGACCATAAATATTTTAAATGTGAGTTTTTAGTGATACATTTTTCAACTATCTTTTTTGTTTCATCTGTATTGCTCTGGTCGATAATTAAAAGCTCATAATCAGGATAGGTATTGGAT encodes the following:
- a CDS encoding MFS transporter, with product MRELSKVRLGLIGSSFIGIRATHTFIGVLIPLFLSLFTESKAVIGIIMGLGPLIGVVVFPLAAFYSDKVSTYLGKRTPFILTGVIIAIISFIFCGQSTKLISIIFYLVGIWIGISLIQGPMLPLISDIVGVAQRGKAFGFLAFFGIIGALLINSVGGILYGVNKSFAFYFVATLLLLTGIIVLKIKEPSWSIEFKKRARTDHIEKIRFRMKLRVHLEELLVEKEPVKFIALMFLFMFGIGLILPFIPLFFKDAFNVPDSKIPLLFAIPLLVGLPATIVYGYLADKFAVKKILYFSAIFQIITISGFAFVKNVGQAIGLMILTALFGGSRVLVDTVFSNIVPSSKKGEFWG
- a CDS encoding Gfo/Idh/MocA family oxidoreductase → MRVGIIGYGMIGEIYDSILSSLDWVEVCGIVEKDEGKRNKISAASKVKLFSDYQELIETAKPDVIFICTPIIFHEEIARYAIERNIHTLCEKPLAIDVHKSLELYKLAKEKGIYHTTGLQYILDPVVIEAKNMIESGALGDLYYMRAILDEGGSYRVDWSDYALKGIVPSDPRISWRFDKSKGGGVLFESGCHMVNVARFLFGDLKKIVAFKTPSGDQCGDILTQTVAVFDKIPQGSFTVSYFGRSIGHNFEFEIIGSKGQCVVRPFLDLTYFPKSSDKEEKKNAGPLLMKLLMKYGEKYKALRLMHMTEKINDMSKSMDFPGRDFLRIWAWGIAENTIRFLIGIKEKRQIVPSFFEAVKAQEVAEAVYLSCREGRAVELPLLDY
- a CDS encoding glycosyltransferase family 2 protein; translated protein: MISVIICTYNRPNDIGRVVKSVLSNTYPDYELLIIDQSNTDETKKIVEKCITKNSHLKYLWSVRGKSRAVNLGVKEAEGDIIAFTDDDCVVSEDWLEKIAITLDRITTDSIIVFGSVKPAEHDVRRGFIPANKIRYAEFKGPLSIKKVGTGGIMQANMVVRKNFFEKVGYFDEVLGPGGELKAALEYDIVYRALKKGFKIIHVPTIEVEHHGFRTWEEGKLLFERYIIGTVGTFCKHIRCMDFNAVLLLLILIPFDLVVYTNNIISLKFSLLDSLYLLVLIYRIYLISFLKGIIKSMKFNVDKRNMVYLREK